One genomic window of Rhodanobacteraceae bacterium includes the following:
- a CDS encoding restriction endonuclease subunit S codes for MSDAYLFLWVNSPDFSRQINPGRSNGVPHISSRQVEEVEVVVPSLVEQHRIVAKVDELMALCDRLEAALTTADTTRARLLEALLHEALAPAMDEVA; via the coding sequence TTGTCCGACGCCTATCTGTTCCTTTGGGTGAACTCGCCTGACTTCAGTAGGCAGATCAATCCCGGGCGCAGTAACGGTGTGCCGCATATTTCTTCGCGCCAGGTAGAGGAAGTTGAAGTTGTTGTGCCCTCTCTAGTCGAACAACACCGCATCGTCGCCAAGGTGGACGAACTGATGGCCCTCTGCGACCGCCTCGAAGCCGCGCTCACCACCGCTGACACCACCCGCGCGCGGCTGCTGGAGGCGCTGCTGCATGAGGCGCTTGCGCCTGCGATGGACGAGGTGGCCTGA
- a CDS encoding restriction endonuclease subunit S: protein MNAEKLIEMYDRVAEAPDAIPRLRRFVLDLAVRGKLVEQEAGDEPATELVKRIAELKSALANSGAAVRSSKSLTVVDEPPFELPRSWHWAPVRSVTRDRGQTVPRSAFTYIDVTAIDKEAGIVAEPRVLEAVEAPSRARKITEKGDVIYSCVRPYLLNVAVIEQDFNPPAIASTAFAVLDGLGMLLPRYLWIALRSPYMVSAVENCQRGQAYPAINDSDFAALPLPVPPLAEQHRIVARVDELMTLLDRLEAARGAREATRDRFTTASLTRLTAPDPDTRVADAQSTLDALPALTTRTDQIKQLRETILELAVNGKLLSSSHKARCRLREFRTLQNGYAFKSEWFTKSGSVCCGTPTWDMGASIGRSRSTFLKSVPQSSRGSSFERGCGSQFGSSIHLDWNQGRQGFRSRPAMSLATASRPLRREGARIVRRLSVPLGELA, encoded by the coding sequence ATGAACGCCGAGAAGCTGATCGAGATGTATGACCGCGTCGCCGAGGCGCCGGACGCGATTCCGCGCCTGCGCAGGTTTGTGCTGGATCTGGCGGTGCGGGGGAAGTTGGTGGAGCAGGAGGCGGGGGATGAGCCGGCGACCGAGTTGGTGAAGCGAATTGCAGAGCTGAAGTCGGCTCTTGCGAACTCGGGGGCCGCAGTTCGAAGCTCCAAGTCGCTAACCGTGGTTGATGAACCACCTTTCGAACTTCCACGAAGCTGGCACTGGGCCCCGGTTCGAAGCGTCACGCGCGATCGTGGGCAAACGGTGCCGCGGTCCGCATTCACGTACATCGATGTCACCGCGATCGACAAGGAAGCCGGCATCGTCGCAGAACCCAGAGTGCTTGAAGCTGTCGAGGCGCCAAGTCGTGCGCGGAAAATCACCGAGAAGGGAGACGTGATTTACTCATGCGTGCGCCCGTATCTGTTAAACGTCGCCGTCATTGAGCAAGATTTCAATCCGCCTGCAATCGCTAGCACCGCATTCGCAGTCCTTGACGGACTAGGAATGCTCCTTCCCCGATACCTGTGGATCGCCCTTCGAAGTCCCTACATGGTGTCAGCGGTTGAGAATTGTCAGCGGGGGCAGGCTTATCCGGCGATCAACGATTCCGACTTCGCAGCGCTTCCATTGCCCGTTCCACCCCTCGCCGAACAACACCGAATCGTCGCGCGGGTCGACGAACTGATGACCCTGCTGGACCGGCTGGAGGCCGCGCGCGGCGCGCGCGAAGCCACCCGTGACCGCTTCACCACCGCCAGCCTCACCCGCCTCACCGCGCCCGACCCCGACACTCGCGTCGCAGACGCCCAATCCACCCTCGACGCACTCCCCGCTCTCACCACCCGCACGGACCAGATCAAGCAACTCCGCGAGACCATTCTCGAACTAGCGGTCAATGGCAAGTTGCTGAGCTCCAGCCACAAGGCGCGCTGTCGCCTTCGGGAGTTTCGAACGCTTCAAAACGGATACGCGTTCAAGAGTGAATGGTTCACGAAATCGGGGTCCGTTTGCTGCGGAACGCCAACGTGGGACATGGGTGCCTCAATTGGGAGGAGCCGGTCCACCTTTCTGAAGAGCGTGCCCCAGAGTTCGCGCGGTTCGAGCTTCGAGCGGGGATGTGGTTCTCAGTTTGGATCGTCCATTCATCTCGACTGGAACCAAGGTCGCCAGGGTTTCCGAAGCCGACCTGCCATGTCTCTTGCTACAGCGAGTAGGCCGCTTCGAAGAGAAGGCGCCCGGATTGTCCGACGCCTATCTGTTCCTTTGGGTGAACTCGCCTGA